Proteins from one Oscillatoria nigro-viridis PCC 7112 genomic window:
- the ndk gene encoding nucleoside-diphosphate kinase — protein sequence MERTFLAIKPDGVQRGLVGEIIGRFEAKGFKLVGMKLMTASRELAEQHYDVHKEKPFFAGLVNFITSGPVVAMVWEGEGVVASARKIIGATNPLNAEPATIRGDFAVNVGRNLIHGSDAVETARAEISLWFKEEELSAWTPCLTPWIVE from the coding sequence TTGGAACGGACTTTTTTAGCGATTAAGCCCGACGGCGTACAGCGCGGACTCGTCGGCGAAATTATCGGTCGTTTTGAAGCCAAGGGCTTTAAGCTAGTTGGTATGAAGCTAATGACGGCGAGTCGCGAACTAGCGGAACAACATTATGATGTTCACAAAGAAAAACCCTTCTTTGCTGGATTGGTAAACTTTATCACTTCAGGCCCTGTAGTGGCGATGGTGTGGGAAGGCGAGGGCGTTGTGGCGTCGGCGAGAAAAATCATTGGCGCAACAAATCCTCTGAATGCAGAACCGGCGACAATTCGGGGAGATTTTGCCGTCAATGTCGGCCGTAATCTGATTCACGGTTCTGATGCTGTCGAGACTGCCCGTGCGGAAATTAGCCTTTGGTTCAAGGAAGAAGAATTGAGTGCTTGGACACCTTGTTTAACTCCTTGGATTGTGGAATAG
- the proB gene encoding glutamate 5-kinase, protein MTKTIVVKIGTSTLTRSTTGNLALSTIAALVEILADLRQQGHRVVLVSSGAVGVGCARLGLTERPRNIALKQAVAAVGQGRLMRVYDDLFTTLQQPIAQVLLTRGDLVQRNGYVNACNTFGQLLRLGVIPIVNENDTVAVDELKFGDNDTLSALVASLVEADWLFVLTDVDRLYSADPRSNPDAQPIALVQSMAQLTEFQVQTGDSRSGWGTGGMVTKIEAARIATASGVRTVITDGCFPGNIEKILNGESIGTQFEPQPRPVNARKHWIANVLIPAGKLYLDAGAVKAISHGGKSLLAAGIAQVEGEFQADDSVQLCDAAGKQIARGLVNYNSLELRQIQGCKSDKIAEILGYAGVETAVHRDNLVIV, encoded by the coding sequence ATGACTAAAACTATTGTTGTTAAAATTGGAACTTCGACTCTGACTCGATCGACTACAGGAAACTTAGCTCTTTCAACTATTGCTGCATTGGTCGAAATTTTAGCTGATTTGCGGCAGCAAGGTCATAGAGTAGTTTTGGTTTCTTCGGGTGCGGTTGGGGTTGGCTGCGCGCGCTTGGGTTTGACGGAACGCCCGCGAAATATTGCTCTGAAACAGGCTGTGGCGGCTGTGGGCCAAGGGCGGCTGATGCGGGTGTACGATGACTTGTTTACTACTCTACAACAGCCGATCGCTCAAGTATTGCTCACCCGGGGCGATTTAGTGCAGCGTAACGGTTATGTTAACGCTTGCAATACTTTTGGGCAACTGCTGAGGTTGGGCGTGATTCCGATCGTCAATGAAAACGATACAGTAGCCGTAGACGAGCTCAAATTTGGCGATAACGACACGCTTTCGGCGCTAGTAGCGAGTTTGGTAGAAGCAGATTGGTTGTTTGTACTCACAGATGTCGATCGGCTGTATTCGGCAGATCCGCGCAGCAATCCCGACGCGCAGCCGATCGCCCTAGTCCAAAGTATGGCACAGCTAACAGAATTTCAGGTGCAAACAGGAGATTCCCGCAGCGGTTGGGGAACCGGCGGAATGGTGACAAAAATTGAAGCGGCGAGAATAGCAACTGCATCGGGAGTGCGGACTGTCATCACTGACGGCTGCTTTCCTGGTAATATCGAGAAAATACTCAACGGAGAGTCGATCGGTACTCAATTCGAGCCTCAACCGCGCCCTGTAAACGCTCGCAAACACTGGATAGCTAACGTGCTAATTCCGGCAGGAAAACTATATTTAGATGCGGGTGCTGTCAAGGCAATTTCCCACGGCGGAAAATCGCTTTTAGCTGCGGGTATTGCTCAAGTAGAAGGAGAATTTCAAGCTGATGATTCCGTGCAGTTGTGCGACGCAGCCGGCAAGCAAATTGCTAGAGGACTTGTGAATTATAACAGTTTAGAATTGAGACAAATCCAGGGCTGCAAGTCCGATAAAATTGCTGAGATTTTAGGCTATGCGGGTGTAGAAACTGCGGTACACCGAGATAATTTAGTGATTGTTTAA
- a CDS encoding NINE protein codes for MGKVKMVKDKTVAVVLAFFVGGFGIHKFYLGNNLAGVLYLLFSWTLIPSLIAFFDFIGLLLMSEQAFQVQYNGGTLPSGYALRAAKDVTGAIGELKKLYDMGAITAEEYEEKRQKLLREL; via the coding sequence ATGGGGAAAGTAAAAATGGTAAAAGATAAAACCGTAGCAGTTGTGTTAGCTTTCTTTGTAGGAGGTTTCGGAATTCACAAATTTTATTTGGGCAATAACTTAGCAGGGGTATTATACTTGCTATTTTCTTGGACATTAATTCCGTCACTGATCGCATTTTTCGATTTTATCGGGCTGCTGCTGATGTCGGAACAAGCTTTTCAGGTTCAGTACAATGGCGGCACGTTGCCGTCTGGGTATGCCCTCAGAGCGGCAAAAGATGTAACAGGGGCGATCGGCGAATTGAAAAAACTTTACGATATGGGCGCAATTACGGCAGAAGAATATGAAGAAAAACGCCAAAAACTGCTGCGAGAATTGTAA
- a CDS encoding helix-hairpin-helix domain-containing protein, with product MSQDLYWLRQTPNWVWYAFIPYFGGLAIAYAGQKSNIRSWMGWGVAITLAALAVSSSANLGTIVWIAQIVTAFSLKKRYLIKTAPRGLLVPASATNAEELANVRGKIDINECTKDDMVRILGLPIVYANDIESLQNEGYIFTHAEELSEIAGVPESHVRRIAPMICFSYNYQKELQFTWKRLNILSPEELIASGLDRAVAEKIVRERQRKGAYKSVVEVKRRTGLPFDSYRHIC from the coding sequence GTGTCTCAAGATTTATACTGGCTGCGTCAAACTCCCAACTGGGTGTGGTATGCTTTTATTCCCTACTTCGGCGGATTGGCGATCGCCTATGCAGGCCAAAAGTCAAATATTCGCAGTTGGATGGGATGGGGTGTTGCAATTACTTTAGCAGCACTAGCGGTATCTTCTTCAGCTAATTTGGGTACGATCGTTTGGATCGCTCAGATTGTTACTGCTTTTAGTTTGAAAAAGCGCTATCTGATCAAAACCGCACCCAGAGGTTTACTGGTTCCTGCGAGTGCGACGAATGCCGAAGAACTGGCAAACGTGCGCGGCAAAATAGATATTAATGAGTGTACCAAAGACGATATGGTGAGAATCTTGGGTTTGCCGATCGTCTACGCCAACGATATTGAATCTTTGCAAAACGAGGGCTACATTTTTACCCACGCCGAAGAGTTATCAGAAATAGCCGGAGTTCCCGAAAGTCACGTCAGACGAATCGCCCCGATGATTTGCTTCAGCTACAATTATCAAAAAGAATTGCAGTTTACTTGGAAACGGTTAAATATTCTTTCGCCCGAAGAGTTAATCGCCAGCGGTTTAGATCGGGCTGTTGCCGAAAAAATAGTTAGAGAAAGGCAGAGAAAAGGCGCTTACAAATCAGTTGTAGAAGTGAAGCGGCGGACGGGACTGCCTTTTGATTCGTACCGCCATATTTGTTAA
- the chlG gene encoding chlorophyll synthase ChlG — translation MSDSPPSQISPESAPESAATDNRSAKTRQLLGMKGAASGETSIWKIRLQLMKPITWIPLIWGVVCGAASSGNYVWNLENFSIAAACMLMSGPLLAGYTQTLNDFYDRDIDAINEPYRPIPSGLISIPQVVTQILVLLAAGIGVAYALDLWAGHEFPTMTVLTLGGAFLAYIYSAPPLKLKQNGWLGNYALGASYIALPWWAGQALFGTLDPTIMILTLFYSLAGLGIAIVNDFKSVEGDRQLGLKSLPVMFGISTAAWICVLMIDIFQAGIAGYLIAIHQNLYAVILLLLIIPQITFQDMYFLRNPLENDVKYQASAQPFLVLGMLVAALALGRAS, via the coding sequence ATGTCTGACTCTCCTCCATCCCAAATCTCCCCAGAATCTGCACCGGAAAGTGCTGCTACCGACAACCGCAGTGCCAAAACTAGGCAACTGTTGGGCATGAAAGGGGCCGCTAGCGGGGAAACTTCTATCTGGAAGATTCGCTTGCAATTGATGAAACCGATTACCTGGATTCCCCTAATTTGGGGCGTGGTGTGCGGGGCGGCGTCTTCTGGAAACTATGTTTGGAACCTAGAGAATTTCTCGATCGCAGCAGCTTGTATGCTGATGTCAGGGCCGTTGTTGGCCGGGTACACTCAAACTTTGAACGATTTTTACGATCGCGACATCGACGCCATTAACGAGCCCTACCGTCCGATTCCCTCCGGTCTCATCTCGATTCCCCAAGTAGTAACGCAAATTTTGGTATTATTAGCGGCTGGCATTGGGGTGGCTTATGCTCTAGACTTGTGGGCGGGTCATGAATTCCCGACAATGACTGTTTTGACTCTCGGCGGTGCGTTTCTAGCTTATATCTACTCTGCGCCCCCGCTGAAACTCAAGCAGAATGGCTGGTTGGGAAATTATGCCCTGGGTGCTAGCTACATTGCCCTGCCTTGGTGGGCGGGTCAAGCTTTGTTTGGTACACTAGATCCCACCATTATGATCTTGACCCTGTTTTACAGTTTGGCAGGGCTGGGGATTGCGATCGTCAACGATTTCAAAAGTGTTGAAGGCGATCGGCAATTAGGGTTAAAATCTTTGCCAGTGATGTTTGGCATCAGCACCGCAGCTTGGATTTGCGTGTTAATGATCGACATATTTCAAGCTGGGATTGCAGGCTACCTGATCGCCATCCACCAAAACCTTTACGCTGTCATTCTGCTGCTGCTGATAATTCCCCAAATTACTTTTCAGGATATGTACTTTTTGCGTAATCCCCTGGAAAATGATGTTAAATATCAGGCAAGTGCTCAGCCTTTCCTGGTTTTGGGTATGCTGGTAGCAGCCTTGGCACTGGGTCGTGCGAGTTAA
- a CDS encoding transglycosylase domain-containing protein: MRCEGLNVAEFFSNIKDTLSKVTNAISGNSDREPPKAAKGNMLNSPESEAEFSTRTRDERAEYVVSEDPAPLEESEYLDSEYLDSEYLEPEYARYPIVKRDWEGLKRLIAWLDIEPQVTSLQTKGKELLRPGLSLLGTKSPQKLDSSELPENSESPNTKLPRHTELQEISSPQEISSPQEKTKKRISRPPRFWISLGVVSIGGGALIYCLWILYTLDKGLPDVNDLSAFNRDGTLTIKAADNTILLQSGPATREKLKLKEIPEQLVKAFIAIEDRRFYKHHGVDYQGIVRSIVSNLIERDVVQGGSTITQQLARVVFLNQERSIKRKVREALLAQKIERELSKDQVLERYLNLVYLGSDAYGVADAAWVFFSKTVDKLTLAEMATLAGLPPAPSEYSPLVNPDMAKKRRNLVLQEMQEAKVITEAQAKEAMAEPMAVKPSPPKRFNVVAPYFASYIRKELPHYVSQDALEAGGLTVETTVDLKWQKIAEKVVKDAIEVDGRRQGFEQAALVSMDTKTGEVKALVGGGNFKESQFNRATQALRQPGSTFKGLVYAAAMAAGFSPYDSYEDEPIIIDGYQPNNYGKKFSGWRSISDALTSSVNVVAVKVLMDVGFEPAIKLANDMGIKSKLSPIYSLALGSSEVNLLELTNAYGTLASQGNFIEAHGIKRVINQRGDVIYQANFKPKRVLDKDSAAITTWMLEGVVQDGTGGPAALNDRAVAGKTGTSENVRDLWFIGYIPQVVTGVWLGNDDNYPTWGTSGTAAYNWRDFMSQIVKGMPVEKFPKLPELEGRKGSIKAKPVHPNRIIRGMIVNEDGAIVPYNPNPEPKYYPPQEPAYQEPAYQEPAYQEPGY, translated from the coding sequence ATGAGGTGTGAAGGTCTGAACGTGGCAGAATTTTTCTCAAATATCAAAGATACATTGAGCAAAGTCACTAACGCAATAAGCGGTAATTCCGATCGAGAACCGCCGAAGGCTGCGAAGGGCAATATGCTCAACTCGCCGGAATCGGAGGCGGAATTTTCTACACGGACAAGGGATGAGCGAGCGGAGTATGTGGTATCAGAAGATCCTGCACCTCTAGAAGAGTCAGAATATTTAGATTCAGAATATTTAGATTCAGAATATTTAGAGCCAGAATACGCTCGATATCCAATAGTCAAGCGCGATTGGGAAGGGTTGAAGCGGTTAATTGCTTGGTTGGACATTGAACCTCAAGTTACCAGCTTGCAAACCAAGGGAAAAGAATTGTTGCGGCCGGGATTAAGTTTGCTGGGAACTAAATCACCCCAAAAATTGGATAGTAGCGAATTGCCGGAAAATAGCGAATCGCCGAACACCAAACTGCCGAGACATACGGAACTACAGGAAATTAGCTCACCGCAGGAAATTAGCTCACCGCAGGAAAAAACTAAAAAACGGATATCCCGCCCCCCTAGATTTTGGATAAGTTTAGGTGTAGTCAGTATAGGCGGGGGCGCTTTAATCTACTGTTTGTGGATTTTGTACACCTTAGACAAAGGTTTGCCGGATGTTAACGATTTGTCAGCGTTTAACCGCGACGGAACGCTGACAATTAAGGCAGCAGATAATACGATTTTGTTGCAGTCGGGGCCTGCAACTAGAGAGAAGCTGAAACTTAAAGAAATTCCCGAACAGTTGGTTAAAGCTTTTATTGCCATAGAAGACCGCCGTTTTTACAAACATCACGGGGTGGATTATCAAGGTATTGTGCGCTCCATAGTTTCTAATTTGATAGAAAGAGATGTAGTGCAGGGCGGCAGTACAATTACGCAACAATTGGCTCGGGTTGTTTTTCTCAATCAGGAAAGAAGTATTAAGCGGAAAGTCCGGGAAGCTCTTTTAGCTCAGAAAATAGAGCGAGAGTTGAGTAAAGACCAAGTTTTAGAACGGTATTTAAATCTAGTTTATTTGGGTTCGGATGCTTACGGTGTGGCAGATGCGGCTTGGGTTTTCTTTAGTAAAACAGTCGATAAATTAACTTTGGCAGAGATGGCAACTTTGGCGGGTTTACCGCCGGCACCGAGCGAATATTCGCCTTTGGTTAATCCGGATATGGCTAAGAAACGCCGCAATCTTGTGCTGCAAGAAATGCAGGAAGCGAAGGTAATTACAGAGGCTCAGGCGAAGGAGGCGATGGCGGAACCTATGGCGGTTAAACCAAGTCCGCCGAAGCGATTTAATGTAGTGGCGCCTTATTTTGCTAGTTACATTCGGAAGGAATTGCCGCACTATGTTTCTCAGGATGCTTTGGAAGCGGGCGGTTTGACTGTCGAGACGACGGTGGATTTGAAGTGGCAGAAAATAGCAGAAAAGGTAGTTAAAGATGCGATCGAAGTTGATGGCCGCCGTCAGGGTTTTGAACAGGCGGCTTTAGTTTCTATGGACACTAAGACTGGGGAAGTTAAGGCGCTGGTAGGAGGTGGAAATTTTAAGGAAAGTCAGTTTAATCGTGCTACGCAGGCTTTGCGGCAGCCCGGATCGACGTTTAAAGGGCTGGTTTATGCAGCAGCGATGGCGGCTGGTTTTTCTCCCTATGACAGTTACGAAGACGAACCAATTATTATCGACGGCTATCAACCGAATAATTATGGCAAAAAATTTAGCGGTTGGCGATCGATATCTGATGCTTTGACGAGCTCGGTGAATGTCGTAGCTGTGAAGGTGTTGATGGATGTGGGGTTTGAACCGGCGATCAAATTAGCCAACGATATGGGGATTAAGTCTAAATTGAGTCCGATTTATTCCCTGGCTTTGGGTTCTTCAGAGGTTAATTTGCTGGAGTTAACCAATGCTTACGGTACTTTAGCATCGCAAGGGAATTTTATTGAAGCCCACGGAATTAAGCGGGTGATTAATCAGCGGGGAGATGTGATTTATCAGGCTAATTTTAAACCGAAGCGGGTTTTGGATAAGGATAGTGCTGCGATTACTACTTGGATGTTGGAGGGTGTTGTGCAAGACGGTACGGGGGGACCGGCTGCTTTAAACGATCGCGCTGTAGCAGGCAAAACTGGTACTTCGGAAAATGTCAGGGATTTGTGGTTTATTGGTTACATTCCACAGGTTGTGACTGGGGTTTGGCTGGGAAATGATGACAATTATCCCACCTGGGGAACTAGCGGTACGGCGGCTTACAATTGGCGCGATTTTATGAGTCAAATTGTTAAGGGAATGCCGGTAGAGAAGTTTCCGAAGTTGCCGGAGTTGGAGGGCCGCAAAGGCAGTATTAAGGCCAAACCGGTGCACCCTAATAGGATTATTCGGGGGATGATTGTGAATGAGGATGGTGCGATCGTACCGTACAATCCTAATCCTGAACCGAAGTATTACCCACCGCAAGAGCCTGCTTATCAAGAGCCTGCTTATCAAGAGCCTGCTTATCAAGAACCTGGATATTAA
- a CDS encoding 16S rRNA (cytosine(967)-C(5))-methyltransferase codes for MQNPRQIAFLALREVHRRGAFADAALDRAFSNSQLNDLDRRLVTELVYGSVRRMRSIDFIIDKLATKKSSQQPPELRTILHLGLYQLEYLNQIPPSAAVNTTVQLAKENGFSGLSSFVNGLLRQYIRLTDNDLNPLTVTNYKSPVERLGILHSFPEWLVKLWIEQIGETETEQLCEWFNQSPTIDLRINPLKSSIAQIEAAFQTHNISTSRIPHLPQALRLNGSIGAIQNLPGYSEGWWTIQDSSAQLVTHLLAPQPGETIIDACAAPGGKTTHSAELMQDTGTIYACDKTASRLKKLKENADRLQMKSIKIHTGDSRHFPEFVNLADRVLLDAPCSGLGTLHRRADARWRHTPENIQQQSQLQSELLANAATFVKSGGVLVYATCTIHPLENETVIRSFLDSNPHWQIEPPTIDLPVQPSPEGWVKVWPHRHHMDGFFMVRLKQD; via the coding sequence ATGCAAAATCCCCGCCAAATAGCTTTTCTCGCACTCCGCGAAGTCCACCGCCGAGGTGCATTCGCAGATGCCGCACTCGATCGCGCTTTCAGCAATTCTCAACTCAACGACCTCGATCGGCGTTTAGTGACAGAATTAGTTTACGGTAGCGTCAGGAGAATGCGATCGATCGACTTCATCATCGACAAACTAGCAACAAAGAAATCCTCCCAACAACCGCCCGAACTCCGCACCATCCTACATTTAGGTTTATATCAACTCGAATATCTCAACCAGATTCCCCCCTCCGCCGCCGTCAACACCACCGTTCAACTAGCAAAAGAAAACGGCTTTTCAGGACTTAGCAGTTTTGTCAACGGTTTGTTGCGCCAATACATCCGTTTAACAGATAACGACTTAAACCCATTAACAGTTACTAATTATAAATCACCCGTCGAACGCCTGGGAATTCTGCACAGCTTCCCCGAATGGCTGGTAAAATTGTGGATCGAACAAATAGGCGAAACCGAAACCGAACAACTCTGTGAATGGTTCAACCAGTCCCCCACAATTGACCTGAGAATCAATCCCTTAAAAAGCTCGATCGCCCAAATCGAAGCTGCCTTCCAAACCCACAACATCTCAACTAGCAGAATCCCACACTTGCCGCAAGCATTAAGACTAAATGGCAGCATCGGCGCAATTCAAAACCTCCCCGGATACAGCGAAGGTTGGTGGACAATCCAAGACAGCAGCGCTCAATTAGTCACCCATTTACTAGCGCCCCAGCCAGGGGAAACCATCATCGACGCCTGCGCCGCGCCGGGGGGAAAAACTACCCACAGCGCCGAATTAATGCAGGATACAGGCACAATTTATGCCTGCGACAAAACCGCCAGCAGACTCAAAAAACTTAAAGAAAATGCCGACAGACTCCAGATGAAATCCATTAAAATTCATACCGGAGACAGCCGCCATTTCCCAGAGTTTGTTAACCTCGCAGACAGAGTTTTACTAGACGCACCTTGTTCTGGCCTCGGAACCCTCCACCGCCGCGCCGACGCCCGCTGGCGCCACACGCCCGAAAACATTCAACAACAATCTCAACTGCAATCGGAATTGCTAGCAAATGCAGCCACATTTGTCAAGTCCGGCGGCGTATTAGTTTATGCAACTTGCACAATTCATCCCTTGGAAAATGAAACAGTTATTCGATCGTTCTTAGACAGCAATCCTCACTGGCAAATAGAACCGCCAACAATTGATTTACCCGTACAGCCATCACCCGAAGGATGGGTGAAAGTGTGGCCGCACAGACATCACATGGACGGCTTTTTTATGGTAAGGCTAAAGCAAGATTAG
- a CDS encoding Uma2 family endonuclease, which translates to MTQTSVKNTKNLDRQTPSEDAEKMLPLENGDRLSQPEFHDRYLAMPQVKKAELIEGVVYMPSPVRFEPHAEPHSNIIGWLWNYRIATPGVRLGDNATVLLDGDNEPQPDALLRIENGGNSRITDDDYVRGAPELIVEIAASTASYDLHDKKKAYRRNGVQEYIVWQINKKRLYWFRLDKGKYVSLQPDENGVVHSVVFPGLRLAVAALLEGDLAQVMRVLQEGINSAEHGEFVKFLGG; encoded by the coding sequence ATGACTCAAACATCTGTAAAAAATACAAAAAATCTAGATCGACAAACTCCTTCGGAAGATGCAGAAAAGATGCTGCCGCTGGAAAATGGCGATCGGCTTTCGCAGCCTGAATTTCACGATCGCTATCTCGCCATGCCGCAGGTTAAGAAAGCTGAACTAATAGAAGGAGTTGTGTATATGCCATCGCCAGTACGTTTTGAACCTCATGCTGAACCTCACAGTAACATTATTGGCTGGCTGTGGAATTATCGGATTGCTACTCCCGGTGTTCGGCTGGGCGACAATGCAACGGTACTTTTAGATGGCGATAATGAACCGCAGCCAGACGCTTTGCTGCGAATTGAAAATGGGGGAAATTCGCGCATTACTGATGATGATTACGTGCGAGGTGCGCCGGAATTGATTGTGGAAATAGCCGCTAGTACCGCGTCTTACGATTTGCACGATAAGAAAAAGGCTTATCGGCGAAATGGGGTGCAGGAGTATATTGTTTGGCAGATTAACAAAAAACGTTTGTATTGGTTTAGGCTAGATAAAGGTAAGTATGTTTCTCTTCAACCTGATGAGAATGGTGTTGTACACAGTGTAGTTTTTCCAGGTTTGCGGTTGGCTGTGGCTGCTTTGTTGGAGGGTGATTTAGCGCAGGTGATGAGGGTGTTGCAGGAGGGGATTAATTCGGCTGAACATGGGGAGTTTGTTAAGTTTCTCGGCGGTTGA
- a CDS encoding Uma2 family endonuclease, with amino-acid sequence MTATIPTQTLPEIIYPDSDGKPMSDNTKQFQLIVKIQGGIDALFKDNENVFVAGDLLWYPVEGDNKTRQAPDTMVVFGRPKGDRGSYKQWLENNIAPQVVFEILSPGNRLGEMFKLFKFYDNYGVEEYYVYDPEDNELIGWLRSDGQLNYIESMEGWVSPRLEIRFETASGDLEIYRPDGLKFLSYVELSRQMEQERQEKELVQQKADRLSEKLREMGINPEEV; translated from the coding sequence ATGACAGCAACAATTCCCACTCAAACTTTGCCAGAAATCATCTACCCAGACAGCGACGGAAAACCCATGTCTGACAATACCAAACAGTTCCAATTAATAGTAAAAATTCAAGGTGGAATAGATGCCTTATTCAAAGACAACGAAAATGTTTTTGTAGCAGGTGACTTGCTGTGGTATCCCGTCGAAGGCGATAACAAAACTCGCCAAGCACCTGATACTATGGTAGTCTTTGGCAGACCCAAAGGTGACAGAGGTTCATACAAACAGTGGCTTGAAAATAATATTGCGCCGCAAGTGGTCTTTGAAATCCTTTCGCCTGGAAACCGACTGGGAGAAATGTTTAAGCTGTTTAAGTTCTATGACAATTATGGAGTAGAAGAATATTATGTCTACGATCCAGAGGATAATGAGTTAATAGGTTGGCTGCGAAGTGACGGACAACTCAACTATATTGAATCAATGGAGGGTTGGGTAAGTCCGCGTTTGGAAATCCGTTTTGAAACTGCATCGGGAGATTTAGAAATTTATCGTCCCGATGGACTAAAGTTTTTGTCTTATGTGGAGTTGTCAAGACAAATGGAACAAGAACGACAGGAGAAAGAGTTAGTACAGCAAAAAGCCGATCGCCTTTCAGAAAAATTGCGAGAAATGGGGATAAATCCAGAGGAAGTTTGA
- a CDS encoding NADAR family protein has translation MAIYFYTTGSEYGCFSNFSSHGLELDGEYWATSEHYFQAQKFPNTPHCEQIRQAKTPKDAAKMGRDRSRPLRKDWEEVKDGIMGKAVLRKFETHPEIREILLATGDEEIVENSPIDYYWGCGKDGSGKNMLGQILMEVREILRKRTSE, from the coding sequence ATGGCTATCTACTTCTACACCACTGGCAGCGAATACGGCTGTTTTTCTAATTTTTCCAGTCATGGACTCGAGTTAGACGGAGAATATTGGGCAACTAGCGAGCATTATTTTCAAGCGCAGAAGTTTCCGAATACACCTCACTGCGAACAAATTCGCCAAGCAAAAACGCCGAAAGATGCAGCAAAAATGGGGCGCGATCGCTCTCGTCCCCTCCGCAAAGATTGGGAAGAAGTAAAAGATGGTATCATGGGAAAAGCCGTACTCCGCAAATTTGAAACTCATCCCGAAATTAGAGAAATTTTACTCGCTACTGGCGATGAGGAAATAGTCGAAAATTCTCCTATTGATTACTATTGGGGTTGCGGTAAAGATGGCAGCGGCAAAAATATGTTGGGCCAGATTTTAATGGAAGTAAGGGAGATATTGCGAAAACGCACGTCAGAGTAA
- a CDS encoding ISKra4 family transposase (programmed frameshift), which translates to MTPSDQQQLKAHLKAVAKILYRNTEPTELKTFESIEKAVRQKMLSEVGPEIGSFFFPAVSGIQTGKPRKIKSIIGSLDITDNQAKYFGLKAYSQFSPLMENCCLLISANESYQMAEKDLEKFTGIKISHSTLQRLVKRQELELPTSQQGVKEITLDGGKVRLRNATKGESCYWKDYKAVCLDNIYAGAFFQNNQDLIDWTNSQKLLHPMYCLGDGHAGIWNIFKEIGDNEQRQEILDWYHLKENLYKVGGSIKRLKLAENMLWQGKVDEVINLFKDFKGQAFKTFCNYLDTHRCRIVNYQYYKEESISSIGSGTVESTIKRIGLRVKISGAQWNIENVSSMLALRCAYLNGQLSI; encoded by the exons ATGACACCCTCAGACCAACAACAACTAAAAGCCCACTTAAAAGCGGTAGCAAAAATTCTTTACAGAAATACAGAGCCAACTGAGTTAAAAACTTTTGAAAGTATAGAAAAAGCAGTCCGTCAGAAAATGTTATCAGAGGTTGGTCCAGAAATAGGTAGCTTTTTTTTTC CAGCAGTATCAGGAATTCAAACAGGAAAACCCCGAAAAATAAAATCAATAATCGGATCGCTCGACATTACAGATAATCAGGCAAAATATTTTGGCTTAAAAGCTTACAGTCAATTTAGTCCCCTGATGGAAAATTGCTGTCTTTTAATCAGTGCTAACGAATCTTATCAAATGGCAGAAAAAGATTTGGAAAAATTTACTGGGATCAAAATTTCTCACAGTACATTACAAAGATTAGTCAAAAGACAAGAATTGGAATTGCCTACATCTCAACAAGGAGTCAAAGAAATTACATTGGATGGCGGTAAAGTCAGACTACGCAACGCAACCAAGGGCGAGAGCTGTTACTGGAAAGACTATAAAGCCGTGTGTTTAGATAATATTTATGCGGGAGCGTTTTTTCAAAATAATCAAGATTTAATTGATTGGACTAATAGCCAAAAATTACTACATCCTATGTATTGCCTCGGAGATGGCCATGCCGGAATTTGGAACATATTTAAAGAAATTGGAGACAATGAACAAAGACAAGAAATCTTAGATTGGTATCATCTGAAAGAAAATCTCTACAAGGTAGGGGGTTCAATAAAACGATTGAAATTAGCCGAAAATATGTTATGGCAAGGCAAAGTTGATGAAGTTATAAATTTATTTAAAGACTTTAAAGGTCAAGCATTTAAAACGTTTTGCAATTATTTAGATACCCATCGCTGCCGAATAGTAAATTACCAATACTACAAAGAAGAATCCATAAGTTCGATTGGTTCTGGAACAGTGGAATCAACAATAAAACGCATTGGATTAAGGGTAAAAATATCGGGAGCGCAATGGAATATTGAGAACGTTTCCTCTATGCTTGCTCTTCGCTGTGCTTATCTCAACGGTCAACTTTCAATTTGA